A single Mustela lutreola isolate mMusLut2 chromosome X, mMusLut2.pri, whole genome shotgun sequence DNA region contains:
- the LOC131821307 gene encoding ferritin heavy chain-like yields MATPLLSQVRQNYHPDCEAAVNSQISLELYASYVYLSMAFYFDRDDVALKHFARFFMRRSRKETQHAEKLMELQNQRGGRLRLRDIKKPDRDDWEGGLKAMESALHLEKSVNQSLLDLHQLATDKNDAQLCDFLESHYLHQQVEALKELGGYVTSLRKMGAPEAGVAEYLFDKLTLGHSDKKY; encoded by the coding sequence ATGGCCACCCCGCTGCTCTCCCAAGTGCGGCAGAACTACCACCCCGACTGCGAGGCCGCCGTCAACAGCCAGATCAGCCTGGAGCTCTACGCCTCCTACGTGTACCTGTCCATGGCCTTCTACTTCGACCGCGACGACGTGGCCTTGAAGCACTTCGCCCGCTTCTTCATGCGCCGCTCCCGCAAGGAGACCCAGCACGCCGAGAAGCTGATGGAGCTGCAGAACCAGCGCGGGGGCCGCCTCCGCCTCCGCGACATCAAGAAGCCGGACCGCGACGACTGGGAGGGCGGCCTGAAGGCCATGGAGAGCGCCCTGCACCTGGAGAAGAGCGTGAACCAGAGCCTGCTCGACCTGCACCAGCTGGCCACCGACAAGAACGACGCCCAGCTGTGCGACTTCCTGGAGAGCCACTACCTGCACCAGCAAGTCGAGGCCCTCAAAGAGCTGGGGGGCTATGTCACCAGCCTGCGCAAGATGGGGGCCCCCGAAGCCGGCGTGGCAGAGTACCTGTTTGACAAGCTCACCCTGGGCCACAGCGACAAAAAGTACTGA